CGTCGAATCTGGCCACGACGGCCACGGCTACCTCGGGATACAGCGCCCGCAGGATGGCGAGCGCGCACAACCCCAGCGAGCCGGCCCCGTACACCAGCGCCGAGCCCGCGCGGGGCGGCGGATGGCGGGTGATCGCGTGCAGGGACACCGAGAACGGGTCGGCGAACACGGCCATCTCGTCGGGAACCGAGTCCGGCACCGCGAACAGCATGCTGTCGTGGGCGGGCATCAATTCGGCGTAGCCGCCCGTCACGTCGGCCGAGACACCGGTGTGGATGCCCGGGCTGAGGTCGCCGTCGGCGAAGCTCCAGCACAGGCTGTAATCGCCGGCCTCGCACGCCGGGCAGGGCGGCTCGATGCCCCGCGGCCCGCAGGACAGCCACGGGTTGAGCACCACCCGCTGCCCCACCCGCAGGCCCCGCGCCTTCGGGCCCAGCGCCACCACGTCGGCCACCACCTCATGGCCCATGACTTGCGGGAATGAACAGAACGCGGACATGGCGTTGTCGGCGTCGCCCTCGCCGAAGTCCATCAGGATCTGCTTGGAATCCGACCCGCAGATGCCGGTCAGCCGAGGCCGGGTGAGCACCCAATCCTCGTGCGGCAGTTGCGGTTCCGGCACCTCGCGCAGCGCGGTCGGGGTGTGGGCGAGGTTGCGGGTCAGCGCGTTGGCGTTGCGGGGCACCTCGACGGGCTCCGGTGGGACGCCGTAGACCAGGGCCCTCATGGGGGCGCCAGCCCCGCCGCCCCGGCGATGAACGCGTCGAGGTCGGAGTTCTTGGCGTCGATGACCGCCTGCATGTCGGGCAGGTAGTGCTCAAACGTCTCGCTGCCCAGGGCCGCGACGATCCCGTCGGCCACCTCGTCGGCGGCGACCTTCGGCCCTTGGTAGAGCGGTTCCTCGCTGCCCGGGTGATCCCAGATCTCGGTGTCCACCGGGCCCGGCTCGATCAGCTTCACCGAGATCGGGCTGCCGTGCAGGTCTATGGCCATCGCCTCGCTCCAGCCGCACAGCACGAACTTGCTTGCGCAGTAGGCGCTTTCGTGGATGATTCCGAGCCGCCCGCCGACACTGGACACGTTGACGATCATGCCCGATCCGCGCTCGCGCATCCGCGGCAACAGCGCCAGCGTCAGCCGCATTGGGGCGAAGAAGTTGACCCGCATGACGTCGTCGACCTCGTCGGGGTCCAACACGGTGACCGGCCGCCGCTTCGGGGTGGCGGCGTTGTTGATCAGCACGTCGATGCCGCCGAGCTCGTCCCAGGCGGTCGCCGCCAGGTCGCGCAGTGCGGAGGTGTCGGCCAGGTCGGCGACCCACATCGCCGATGCCGGCGAGGCGCGCCGGCAGTCGGCCAGCACCTCGGCCAGCCGGTCCCGGCGGCGCGCGATGAGCCCGACCACCGCGCCCGCGCCGGCCAGCCGCCGGGCCAGGGCCGCGCCCAATCCCGACGACGCGCCAGTGATGAGCACCCGCTTGCCCGCCGGCTCGTACGCCATCAGTAAAGGTTGCCGCGAATCGCGGGAAGCGTACAGTGGGGGAAGCTTGTTATATCGGCTAAATATTAGATTGACTACCTCCGATAGGGGCACCACCATGACTTCCACCAGGTACGAGGGCGACACCTGGGACCTCGCCTCCAGCGTCGGCGTGACCGCGACCATGGTCGCGGCGGCCCGCGCGATGGCCACCCGCGCCGAGCGCCCGCTGATCAACGACCCGTTCGCCGAGCCGCTGGTCAAGTTGGTCGGGGTCGACTTGCTCTCCCGGCTGGCCGGCGGCGAGCTCGACCCGGCCGAGTTGAACGACGTCCACGACGGCGCGGCCGGGTCCGCCGGGGCGATGTCGCGGATGGCCGACAACATGGCCGTGCGCACCAAGTTCTTCGACGAGTTCTTCCTGGACGCCACGAACGCGGGGATCAAGCAGGCGGTGATTCTGGCCTCCGGGCTGGACGCGCGCGCCTACCGGTTGGCGTGGCCGGCCGGGACGGTCGTCTACGAGGTGGACCAGCCGCAGGTCATCGAATTCAAGTCCCGCTCGCTGGCCGAGCTGGGCGCCGCCCCCACCGCCGAGCGGCGCGTGGTGGCGGTCGACCTACGCGACGACTGGCCCGCCGCGCTCAAGGAGGCCGGATTCGACCCCGCCCAGCCGACGGCGTGGAGTGCGGAGGGCCTGCTCGGCTACCTGCCCCCGGAGGCGCAGGATCGCCTGCTGGACACCATCACCGAGCTCAGCGCGCCCGGCAGCCGGCTGGCCACCGAAAGCGCGCCCAACCCCGAGCCCGGCGACGACGAGAAGCTGAAGGAGCGCATGCAGACGATCTCCGAGCGCTGGCGTTCGCACGGCTTCGATCTCGACATGGCGGGGCTGGTCTACTTCGGCGACCGCAACGAGGCGGCGCCCTACCTGGCCGATCACGGGTGGCGCCTGAACAGCGCCAGCATCCGGGATCTGTTCGCCGCCAACGGGCTTGACCCGCTCAGCGACGACGACATGCGGATGGGCGAGATGCTCTACACGAGCGGCACCTATGAGTGAGGGGCGCGCCGAGGGCGACAGCTGGGGACCCGCACACAGCGTGGGGGCGACGGCCACCATGGTCGCCGCCTCGCGCGCGGTGGCCTCGCAAGGTCCCGATGCGCTGCTCGACGATCCGCTGGCCGACCCGTTGGTGCGCGCCGTGGGGCTGGATCCCTTCATCCGGATCATCGACGGCGACATCGACTTCGACGACGATCCGCTGTTCAACCGCAGGGCGCGGGCCGAGCAGATGACGGTGCGCACCAGGTTCTTCGACGACTTCTTCACCGGCGCCACGCACGACGGTGTGCGCCAGGCGGTGATCCTGGCCTCCGGCCTGGACACCCGGGCCTACCGCCTGCGGTGGCCGGCGGGCACCGTGGTCTACGAGATCGACCAACCGGACGTCATCGCCTTCAAGACCGACACGCTTTCCGCCCTCGGCGCCGCCCCCACCGCCCAGCGCCGCACGATCAGCATCGACCTGCGCGACGATTGGCCGGCGGCCTTGCGCGAGGGCGGTTTTGACGTCACCCAGCCGACCGCGTGGAGTGCCGAGGGGCTGCTGCCCTACCTGCCGCCCGAGGCCCAGGATCGGCTGTTCGACAACATCACCGCGCTGAGCGCGCCGGGCAGCCGGGTGGCGACCGAGCACGTGCCCGACCCCAACGCGTTCTCCGAGGAGCGCCTGCGCCGCATCTCCGAGCGGTGGCAACGCTTGGGTTTCGACCTGAACGCGGCCGACCTGTTCTACCGGGGTGAGCGCAACGTCGTCGTCGACTACCTGAGCGGCCATGGCTGGCGGGTGAGCGCGCATCCCGCTCAGGAGTTGTACGCCCGCAACGGCTTTGAGTTTCCCGAGGACGAGATGGCGGCCACCTTCGGCGACCTGAGCTACGTCGAGGCGACGCTGAAGTAAGGTTTATTCATGCCACGCACTCACGATGACAACTGGGATCTGGCGTCCAGCGTCGGCGCCACCGCGACGATGGTCGCGGCCGGGCGCGCGATGGCGACGAAGGATCCGCGGGGTCTGATCAACGATCCGTTCGCCGAGCCGCTGGTGCGCGCGGTCGGCGTGGATTTCTTCACCAAGATGATGGACGGCGAGCTCGACATCGACGCGATCGAGAACGTCTCGTCGGTGCGCGTTCAGGCGATGATCGACGGAATGACGGTGCGCACCAAGTACTTCGATGACTACTTCCTGGACGCCGTCGGCGCCGGGGTGCGCCAGGTGGTGATCCTGGCCTCCGGCCTGGACGCACGCGCCTACCGGTTGCCGTGGCCGGACGGAACGGTCGTCTACGAGATCGACCAGCCGCAGGTGATCGAATTCAAGACGACCACGCTGGCCGGCATCGGCGCCGAGCCGGCCGCCGATCGGCGCACCGTCGGCATCGACCTGCGGGCGGACTGGCCGACCGCGCTGAAGGACGCCGGATTTGACACGACGGCACCGACGGCGTGGCTGGCCGAGGGCCTGCTGATCTACCTGCCGCCGGATGCGCAGGACCGGCTGTTCGACAACATCACCGCGCTGAGCGCGCCGGGCAGCACCATCGCCACCGAATTCGTGCCGGGCATCGTGGATTTCGACGCCGAGAAGGTGCGGGAGATGTCCGGTTCGTTCCGGGACCACGGCGTGGACATCGACATGGCGTCACTGGTCTACGCCGGCGACCGCAACCATGTCGTGGACTATCTGTCGAGCACCGGGTGGCAGGCCGAGGGTATTACCCGCACCGAGCTCTTCGAACGCGGCGGTTTCGATGTGCGCGCCCCGGAGGACGACGACCCGCTCGGTGAGATCGTCTTCATCAGCGGCAGGTTGACCGGCCCCTAGAGCCGCCAGGGCCCCACCCACAGCGCGTTGGCGCCGCTGAAGGAGCGTTCGACGTTGTCCACGATGCCGCCGAGGGTGCGGCCCAGCAGCGCGCCCAGCGCGTCGGGCAGCGAGGCGGCCGCCGGTTGCGAGGAGGCCCGGGGCCGCAGCATGTCCAGTAGCGAGCCGCCCGGGTAGGTCACGAGGCGCACATCGGCGTCCTCGTCCAGTCCGGCAAGGATTTTCGCGCGCCGCAGCGCGGTTCGGAACCCGCCCAGTTCGTCGACCAGCCCCCGCTCCAGGGCGTCGGCGCCGGTCCAGACCCGGCCCCGCGCGACCCGGTCGACGGCGTCTTTGGTCAGGTTGCGTCCCTCGGCGACCCGCTCGACGAAGTCGGCGTACACCAGGTCGGCCTCGGCCTCCCGGTGGGCGCGCTGCTCCGGCGTGAACGGCGCGTCGATCGCCCAGGCGTCGGCATTGGCGTTGGTGCGCACGGTGTCCGAGCCGACGCCCAGCCGCCCCAGCAGATCACGGATCACCAGCTTGCCGGTGAGCACGCCGATCGACCCGGTGATCGTCCCCGGGCTGGCGACAATCGCGTCGGCCGCCGCGGCGATGTAGTAGCCGCCGGAGGCGGCGACCGCCCCCATCGACGCCACCACCGGTTTGCCGTGCGTGCGTGCCCTTTTCACTTCGCGCCACAGGGTTTCCGACGCCGTGACCGAGCCGCCGGGGCTGTTGACCCGTACGACGATCGCCGACACCGAATCGTCGGCCGCGGCTTCCCGCAGCGCCGGCGCGAGGGTGTCGCTGCCGACGGTGGAGGTACCGAACGGCAGGAACTGGGGTCCCCCACGCCCGTCGACGATCGTGCCGTCGACGTTGACGACGGCCACCGTCGGCTTGGGCCGGCGACCCGGCACCGAGGGCACCGGCGGGACCAGCCGCGACCGGGCCGCGCCGGCGTAGCGCGACAGGTACAGCCGGGGCGGCTCGTCCTCGTCGGACTCATCCCCCGAATGGTCCTGCGGTTCAACCAGTTCCGCGATGCGGGCGTAGGCCTCGTCACGGAATCCGATCCGGTCGACCAGGCCGGAGGACACGGCCTCCTCGCGCAACAGCGGCGCGCGATCGGCCAGCGCGTCGAGCGCCGTCGCGTCGACGTTACGTGACTGCGCGATCGCCTGCCACACCTGTTCGCGGATGCTCTCGAGCATCCGGGTGACGGCCTCCCGATGGGCCTCGGTGAAGCCGTGCTCGGTGAAACGGTTTGCCGCCGACTTGTATTCGCCGCGCGCGACGACTTCGGCTTCGATGCCGGCTTTGTCGAACGCGTCGCGCAGGAAGGTGGCGTTGCTGGCGAAGCCGATCAGCCCGAGGCTCCCCGCGGGCTGCATCCAGACCTCGCCGAATGCCGAGGCCAGGTAGTACGACAGCGTGCCCGGGTAGGTCTCGGCCCAGGCCAGCGACGGCTTGGCGGCGGTGAACGCGACGATGGCCTCGCGCAACTCCTGCACCGCGGCCGCCGGCGACGCCGTCAGCTGCACGCGGGCGATCAGCCCGGCGACCCGCGGATCCTCGGCCGCCCGGTGGATGGCGGACACCATGTCGCGCAGCGAGACCGGCCGGCTCCCCCCGGTGATCATCGCCAGCGGGTCGAAGCCCGACGTCTCCGGCGGCATGGAGCGCAGATCCATTTCGAGCACGCAGCCGTTGGGGACGCCGTGGTGACGGGCGGTGTCGACCCGGTCGGCCAGCGCGCGGACCTCGTCCGCCCCTTTGGACAGACCGGGTATCGAGGGCAGGAAAGCGAACATGCCTGCAGACTACCGAGAGGCCACCGTACGGTGGTCCGGTGAGGTTTTCCATCGCCATCCCGCAGTTCGACTACGCCGGATCCGGCGAGGGCTTCGACGCGGCGGCGCTCCGGTCGTTTCTCACCCGCGCCGAGGAACTCGGGTTCGAGGGTGGCTGGGTGCTCGAGCAGATCATCGGACCCGCGCCCCTACTGGCCCCGCTCGAGCTGCTGGCCTTTTGCGCCGCCTGCACCGAGCGGCTGCGCCTGGGCGTCGGCGTGCTGGTGACGTCGCTGCACGAGCCGCTGCAGTTGGCCTCGGCGATCACCGCCGTCGACCGGCTCAGCCACGGCCGCCTCGACGTGGGGGTGGCGCCCGGCGGCGGCCGGCGCAAGTTCGCCGCCTTCGGCGTGGACAAGGACACCTTCGTCTCGTATTTCACCGAGGGCCTGGAGCTGATGAAGGCGGCCTGGTCCGACGAACCCCGGGTGACGTTCCACGGCCGGTTCCGCGAGGTCGACGACCTGCCCATCGCGCCCAAGCCGGTGCAGCGACCGCACCCGCCGATCTGGTTCGGGGGCCTGGCGCCCAAGGCCCTGGCCCGCGCCGTGCGGCACGGGGACTCGTTCCTCGGCGCCGGCTCGTCGACCACCGAGGCGTTCGCCGGGGCCGTCGACGTCGTGCGCCGCGAGCTGGACGCGCAAGGCAAGGATCCCGCCGGGTTCACGATCGCCAAGCGGGTCTACCTGACGGTCGACGACGATGCCGCCACGGCCACCGAACGCGTGCTCGCCGGCCTGGACCGCATCTACGGACGGATGCCCGGCGTGCAGGACGTGCCGGTATCGGGCACCCCCGATGACGTGGCCCGTGGGCTGCGCGAGGTCATCGACGCCGGGGCGCAGATGCTGTTACTGAATCCCGTCGGCACCGACGCGGACGAGAACCGCGAACAGATGGAACGGCTTGCTGCGGAAGTGATTCCGCAGCTGAGTTAGGACAGCTCGGTGGCCGAGCCACCGGCGGCGGTGATCTTCTCGCGTGCGCTGCCGCTGAACTTGTGCGCGGACACCTCGACCTTGACCGTCAACTTGCCGTCGCCGAGGACCTTGATCAGAGAGTTCTTGCGAACGGCGCCCTTGGCCACCAGCTCGTCCACGCCGATCGAACCACCCTGCGGGAACAGCCGATTGAGGTCGCCGACGTTGACGATCTCGTACTCGGTGCGGAACCGGTTGCGGAACCCCTTGAGCTTGGGCAGCCGCATGTGGATCGGCATCTGCCCACCCTCGAAGGTGGCCGGCACGTTCTTGCGCGCCTTGGTGCCCTTGGTGCCGCGGCCGGCGGTCTTACCCTTGGAGCCTTCACCGCGACCGACGCGGGTGCGCGCGGTCTTCGAACCGCGCGCGGGTTTCAGGTCGTGCAGCTTGATAGTCACTTGGCCTCCTCTACCTCGACCAGGTGGCTGACCACCGCGATCAGGCCGCGGGTCTGCGGGTTGTCCTCGCGGATCACCGAGTGGCGGATCCGTCGCAGGCCCAGGGTGCGTAGGGACTCACGCTGCTTCCAGCGGGCCCCGATGGTGCTGCGCACCTGGGTGATCTTCAGTTGACTGCTCATGGTTGGGTCCCCGAAATCTGCGCCTCACGTGCGGCGGCACTGGCCAGCGCGTCGCTTTCCCGTCGCGCCTTGAGCATTCCGGCCGGCGCAACGTCCTCGATGGGCAGTCCGCGGCGAGCGGCAACCTCCTCGGGGCGCTGCAGCAGCTTGAGCGCCGTGACGGTCGCGTGCACCACGTTGATGGCGTTGTCACTGCCCAGCGACTTGGCCAGGATGTCGTGCACGCCAGCGCATTCCAGCACCGCGCGGGCCGCGCCGCCGGCGATCACACCGGTACCCGGGCTGGCCGGGCGCAGCAGCACCACTCCGGCGGCCGCCTCACCCTGCACCGGGTGCGTGATGGTGCCGCGGATCAGCGGCACCCGGAAGAAGCCCTTGCGGGCCTCCTCGACGCCCTTGGCGATGGCCGCGGGAACTTCCTTGGCCTTGCCGTAGCCGACGCCGACCATGCCGTTGCCGTCACCGACGATCACCAGCGCGGTGAAGCTGAATCGCCGACCACCCTTGACCACCTTGGAGACGCGGTTGATGGCGACGACCCGCTCCAGGTAGTTGCTCTTGTCGCCGTCGCGGTCGCGGCCACGACCGCCGTCGCCGCGCCGGCCCCGGTTGTCGCGGTCACCGCGCGAGTCACGGCCGTCGCCGGCGCCTTGTCCGCCGGCCGGCTGCTCCGCCATTATGCGGTCCTTCCAGTCGTGTACACGTTCTCAGTCATCAGAATTGCAATCCGTTCTCGCGTGCGGCATCGGCCAGCGCCGCGATCCGTCCGCCGTAGGTGTATCCGCCACGGTCGAAGACCACGCTGTCGATGCCGGCGGCCTTGGCGCGCTCGGCGATCAGCTGGCCCACCCGCACGCTGCGGGCTTTCTTGTCCCCCTGCAGGCTGCGCACGTCGTCCTCGATCGACGACGCGGCGGCCACCGTGGTCCCGTTCTCGTCGTTGACCAGCTGCACGTGAATGTGTCGCGCGGACCGGTTGACCACCAGCCGCGGACGCTGCGGCGTGCCCTCGATCTTCTTGCGCAGCCGGGCGTGCCGGCGCAGCCGAGAGACGCGCCGAGTCGCGGATACGCTCTGCCCCACCGGCTTTCGCGCGGCGGTGCCAGCTTGTGATTGCGCCATGATTACTTACCTGTCTTTCCGACCTTGCGGCGGATCTGCTCGCCCTCGTAGCGCACGCCCTTGCCCTTGTACGGGTCGGGGCGACGCAGACGGCGGATGTTCGCCGAGATCTGGCCGACCTTCTGCTTGTCGATCCCGGTGATGGTGAACTTCGTCGGCGACTGCACGGCGAACGTGATGCCGTCCGGCGCCTCGATCACCACGGGGTGGCTGTAGCCGAGCGCGAACTCGAGGTTGGAGCCCTTGAGCTGCACGCGGTAACCGACGCCGAAGATCTCCATCTTGGTGGTGTAGCCCTCGGTCACCCCGGTGACCAGGTTGGACACCAGGGTGCGGGACAGCCCGTGCAGCGAGCGGTTGCGCCGCTCGTCGTTGGGGCGGGTGACCACGATCGCGCCATCGTCGTTGCGCGCCACGGTGATCGGCTCCGCCACGGTCAGATCCAAGGTGCCCTTGGGCCCCTTCACCGAGACCTTCTGACCGTCGATCGTTACGTCGACTCCGGCGGGAATCGAAACCGGCTGCTTACCAATACGCGACATCTCTTACCCCCTCACCACACGTACGCGAGGACTTCGCCGCCCACGCCCTGTCGGGCTGCCTGGCGGTCGGTCAGCAGGCCGGAGGACGTGGAGATGATCGCCACACCCAGGCCACCGAGCACGCGCGGCAGATTGGTGGATTTCGCGTACACCCGCAAACCGGGCTTGGACACACGACGCAGGCCGGCGATGCTGCGCTCGCGGCTCGGCCCGTACTTGAGCTGAACGATCAGCGACTTGCCGACCCGAGCATCCTCGGTGTGGTAGTCGCTGATGTAGCCCTCGCTCTTGAGGATCTGGGCGATGTTCGCCTTGAGCTTCGAGTGCGGCAGGGTCACCTCGTCGTGGTACGCCGAATTGGCGTTGCGCAGACGCGTCAAGAAGTCTGCGATCGGGTCCGTCATGGTCATCGAGCGCCACTCCTCTTGATCGCTGCGCTCTGCATCGTCGATGTCGCAGTCATGACAGTGTCTGTCACCTTCCTCGCGGTGGTTCCCGGTCCGGGCCTGTCGCGCACTTTTCTGGGGTTGGTCTG
The sequence above is drawn from the Mycobacterium marseillense genome and encodes:
- the rpsE gene encoding 30S ribosomal protein S5 yields the protein MAEQPAGGQGAGDGRDSRGDRDNRGRRGDGGRGRDRDGDKSNYLERVVAINRVSKVVKGGRRFSFTALVIVGDGNGMVGVGYGKAKEVPAAIAKGVEEARKGFFRVPLIRGTITHPVQGEAAAGVVLLRPASPGTGVIAGGAARAVLECAGVHDILAKSLGSDNAINVVHATVTALKLLQRPEEVAARRGLPIEDVAPAGMLKARRESDALASAAAREAQISGTQP
- the rpsH gene encoding 30S ribosomal protein S8 translates to MTMTDPIADFLTRLRNANSAYHDEVTLPHSKLKANIAQILKSEGYISDYHTEDARVGKSLIVQLKYGPSRERSIAGLRRVSKPGLRVYAKSTNLPRVLGGLGVAIISTSSGLLTDRQAARQGVGGEVLAYVW
- a CDS encoding class I SAM-dependent methyltransferase, whose protein sequence is MSEGRAEGDSWGPAHSVGATATMVAASRAVASQGPDALLDDPLADPLVRAVGLDPFIRIIDGDIDFDDDPLFNRRARAEQMTVRTRFFDDFFTGATHDGVRQAVILASGLDTRAYRLRWPAGTVVYEIDQPDVIAFKTDTLSALGAAPTAQRRTISIDLRDDWPAALREGGFDVTQPTAWSAEGLLPYLPPEAQDRLFDNITALSAPGSRVATEHVPDPNAFSEERLRRISERWQRLGFDLNAADLFYRGERNVVVDYLSGHGWRVSAHPAQELYARNGFEFPEDEMAATFGDLSYVEATLK
- a CDS encoding class I SAM-dependent methyltransferase; amino-acid sequence: MTSTRYEGDTWDLASSVGVTATMVAAARAMATRAERPLINDPFAEPLVKLVGVDLLSRLAGGELDPAELNDVHDGAAGSAGAMSRMADNMAVRTKFFDEFFLDATNAGIKQAVILASGLDARAYRLAWPAGTVVYEVDQPQVIEFKSRSLAELGAAPTAERRVVAVDLRDDWPAALKEAGFDPAQPTAWSAEGLLGYLPPEAQDRLLDTITELSAPGSRLATESAPNPEPGDDEKLKERMQTISERWRSHGFDLDMAGLVYFGDRNEAAPYLADHGWRLNSASIRDLFAANGLDPLSDDDMRMGEMLYTSGTYE
- a CDS encoding SDR family NAD(P)-dependent oxidoreductase translates to MAYEPAGKRVLITGASSGLGAALARRLAGAGAVVGLIARRRDRLAEVLADCRRASPASAMWVADLADTSALRDLAATAWDELGGIDVLINNAATPKRRPVTVLDPDEVDDVMRVNFFAPMRLTLALLPRMRERGSGMIVNVSSVGGRLGIIHESAYCASKFVLCGWSEAMAIDLHGSPISVKLIEPGPVDTEIWDHPGSEEPLYQGPKVAADEVADGIVAALGSETFEHYLPDMQAVIDAKNSDLDAFIAGAAGLAPP
- the rplO gene encoding 50S ribosomal protein L15, with the protein product MTIKLHDLKPARGSKTARTRVGRGEGSKGKTAGRGTKGTKARKNVPATFEGGQMPIHMRLPKLKGFRNRFRTEYEIVNVGDLNRLFPQGGSIGVDELVAKGAVRKNSLIKVLGDGKLTVKVEVSAHKFSGSAREKITAAGGSATELS
- the rplR gene encoding 50S ribosomal protein L18 → MGQSVSATRRVSRLRRHARLRKKIEGTPQRPRLVVNRSARHIHVQLVNDENGTTVAAASSIEDDVRSLQGDKKARSVRVGQLIAERAKAAGIDSVVFDRGGYTYGGRIAALADAARENGLQF
- the sppA gene encoding signal peptide peptidase SppA; amino-acid sequence: MFAFLPSIPGLSKGADEVRALADRVDTARHHGVPNGCVLEMDLRSMPPETSGFDPLAMITGGSRPVSLRDMVSAIHRAAEDPRVAGLIARVQLTASPAAAVQELREAIVAFTAAKPSLAWAETYPGTLSYYLASAFGEVWMQPAGSLGLIGFASNATFLRDAFDKAGIEAEVVARGEYKSAANRFTEHGFTEAHREAVTRMLESIREQVWQAIAQSRNVDATALDALADRAPLLREEAVSSGLVDRIGFRDEAYARIAELVEPQDHSGDESDEDEPPRLYLSRYAGAARSRLVPPVPSVPGRRPKPTVAVVNVDGTIVDGRGGPQFLPFGTSTVGSDTLAPALREAAADDSVSAIVVRVNSPGGSVTASETLWREVKRARTHGKPVVASMGAVAASGGYYIAAAADAIVASPGTITGSIGVLTGKLVIRDLLGRLGVGSDTVRTNANADAWAIDAPFTPEQRAHREAEADLVYADFVERVAEGRNLTKDAVDRVARGRVWTGADALERGLVDELGGFRTALRRAKILAGLDEDADVRLVTYPGGSLLDMLRPRASSQPAAASLPDALGALLGRTLGGIVDNVERSFSGANALWVGPWRL
- a CDS encoding class I SAM-dependent methyltransferase; the encoded protein is MPRTHDDNWDLASSVGATATMVAAGRAMATKDPRGLINDPFAEPLVRAVGVDFFTKMMDGELDIDAIENVSSVRVQAMIDGMTVRTKYFDDYFLDAVGAGVRQVVILASGLDARAYRLPWPDGTVVYEIDQPQVIEFKTTTLAGIGAEPAADRRTVGIDLRADWPTALKDAGFDTTAPTAWLAEGLLIYLPPDAQDRLFDNITALSAPGSTIATEFVPGIVDFDAEKVREMSGSFRDHGVDIDMASLVYAGDRNHVVDYLSSTGWQAEGITRTELFERGGFDVRAPEDDDPLGEIVFISGRLTGP
- a CDS encoding zinc-dependent alcohol dehydrogenase encodes the protein MRALVYGVPPEPVEVPRNANALTRNLAHTPTALREVPEPQLPHEDWVLTRPRLTGICGSDSKQILMDFGEGDADNAMSAFCSFPQVMGHEVVADVVALGPKARGLRVGQRVVLNPWLSCGPRGIEPPCPACEAGDYSLCWSFADGDLSPGIHTGVSADVTGGYAELMPAHDSMLFAVPDSVPDEMAVFADPFSVSLHAITRHPPPRAGSALVYGAGSLGLCALAILRALYPEVAVAVVARFDAQAELARRFGAAKVLAHEPRPALIEELAGWGGGRLRRPLLGLPMAHPGAVDVVYDTIGKPETFEVGVRVLRARGTLVKAGVHAPGRWEDSPLYFKEVSLVGSNAFGVEEVDGQRKHAIAHYLDLAGAGRVDLRPMLTHTFALERWRDAFSALADQGASGAVKVGIDQR
- the rplF gene encoding 50S ribosomal protein L6 — its product is MSRIGKQPVSIPAGVDVTIDGQKVSVKGPKGTLDLTVAEPITVARNDDGAIVVTRPNDERRNRSLHGLSRTLVSNLVTGVTEGYTTKMEIFGVGYRVQLKGSNLEFALGYSHPVVIEAPDGITFAVQSPTKFTITGIDKQKVGQISANIRRLRRPDPYKGKGVRYEGEQIRRKVGKTGK
- the rpmD gene encoding 50S ribosomal protein L30: MSSQLKITQVRSTIGARWKQRESLRTLGLRRIRHSVIREDNPQTRGLIAVVSHLVEVEEAK
- a CDS encoding LLM class flavin-dependent oxidoreductase, which gives rise to MRFSIAIPQFDYAGSGEGFDAAALRSFLTRAEELGFEGGWVLEQIIGPAPLLAPLELLAFCAACTERLRLGVGVLVTSLHEPLQLASAITAVDRLSHGRLDVGVAPGGGRRKFAAFGVDKDTFVSYFTEGLELMKAAWSDEPRVTFHGRFREVDDLPIAPKPVQRPHPPIWFGGLAPKALARAVRHGDSFLGAGSSTTEAFAGAVDVVRRELDAQGKDPAGFTIAKRVYLTVDDDAATATERVLAGLDRIYGRMPGVQDVPVSGTPDDVARGLREVIDAGAQMLLLNPVGTDADENREQMERLAAEVIPQLS